The window TCGTAGTGACCGTCGCTAATAACGGCACCAACTACCTCGACCGAAACCTCCTCTCCAATACAACGTTTGGGTCGCTGTCGTCGACAAATCTGACGGGAGGAGAGACCTCGGTGGATACCAACAACTCTCAAGGCTACATCCCGTTTTCCCTTAGCGTTTCCGACATCGCGGCGATTTCCACGGCGACGCAGGTCACGCTAAACATCAAGTTGATCGGGCTGACCAATGTCGGGTCGCTTGTGCTTAATCTGTATGGCCTGTCGAACCGCGGTACGGATGCGAACGCCAGGACGAATGACTACTCGAGCGGGACGCTGCTCGTCAGCTCATTTGCGAACGCCAGCTCGACGGTGAATCAATATCTCTCGCTGGATGTGACCTCCTATGTGAAAAGCCAGATCGTGTCGAATGAAGTGGTGGCCTTCAAGTTTGCGGTGGGCAATGGCACGCTGCCCAACGCGGATGGCGTCATCAACGCATTCGTCTTCAGCTCGGCCGATGCGGGGGCATCGGCGGCACCCTATCTGAGCGTGACGCCCGTGCCTGAGCCCGGGACGGTGGCGCTTTGCGCGCTGGCCGGGATTTCCCTCGCGATCTTCCGCCGGAGAAAGTAAGCTAATCATCCCCCTCTCCCCGTTGTGAACCTGTTAACTAAAAGAGCGCGTCCGTACCTGCTCGTTTGCTGTTTGTCCGCCCTGCCGGGCCTGTCGCCTGCCGAGGATATTGCCCACTGGAAACTGGAGGAGGGTTCCGGCCAGGTCGTGCGAAATCTCGCCGGAGATGACGAGGCGGTGCTGGGCTTCGACGCCACGGAGGAGCCCCAGGACCCGCAATGGACGGCGCAGGGGTGGCAGGGCAGGCCGGCACTTTATTTTGACGGAACCTCCCTGGTCTCGGCTCCGCCGCTCAAGGCCAAGGCGATCGAGGACCTGACCGTGGAATGCCGGGCGTACCTGGAAAAGAGCAAGATCGGCACGCTCGTCCGCATGAACGGGATGTTTTGCCTGGATGTCTTCCCGGGCAAGGACGGGCTGCTGCTTCGCTTCGTGGTGTGGCCTCGTGAGACGCCTGACAAACCCGTCTCGGCAGAGGCGCCCATCGCGGTGCTGCCGGTGAAGGAATGGGCGCGTATCGCGGGGGTGTATGAGCAGGCATCCGGGAAAGTGACGCTGTACGTCGAGGGCAAGGAGGTGGCGCGCAATGAGGCCGGGGCGGGAGGAGTCTTTACCGATCCCCGGATGGCAGTGACGATCGGAGCCTCCAGCGGCGGAGCGGCGGAGGGGTCTCTCGCAAGGGGCTGGGTCGGCATGATCTCCGAGGTGCGGCTGAGCGGCACGGCACTGGCCCCCTCCGGGTTTTTCCCCGAGCAATGAAGGCGCAAAGGTTCCTCCCCAGCGGCTTTACCCTGGCCGAGATCCTGATCGTGCTCGGCGTGGTCGCAGCGCTGGCCGCGCTCACCATCCCGGCCCTGAACCGCGCCGTGAGCGGAGCGCAGAAGGCGCAATCGGTGAACAATCTGCGGCAGATCGGCGGTGCGATCATCGCCTATGCGACGGATAACAACGGTTCGCTGCCTGCGGTAAACTCCGCCACGTCGACGGAGCGTTGGGCGCGCACCTTGATCGCCCAGATCAGCGGAATCCCCTACGGCACGCCGGAGAGCTATGCGAGCAGCCGGAGGCTGGGCAAGATGTTTCGTTCGCCGCTCGACAAGGTGGTGCGATCGGATCGGAACGACCTGGTTTGCAGCTATGGGCTGAACTTTGCCGTCCAGAATAATAATACATCGGGAACGGTGACGCCCGTGAAGATGATAGCCATCCAGCAGCCCGCCAACACGATACTCGCGGGCGAGCTTCGCACGGTGGACAACACGGTGAACAACGCCCTGGGCCATAGCCTGTCGCGACTGAACGGCACCGGGGATTTCTATCCGGACGGCAACCTCTACGTGATGGCCGATGGAAGCGTGCGGATGATCCGGAAGGCGGAAACCCAGGGGCCGCCCAATCTCTGGAATTTCTCAAAATAAAAGGCGGTCCTCGCGGCCCGGCGTGACGGGTGAGGGAGCCGCGTGGACCGTGCCGAAAGACGTGCTTTGTTTCAGGAAAAGGGGTGATTTCGGATGCTGAAAATGCAAGATTTCAGCATGGACCCCAAGGAGGGCAATGCGACCCCGTCTCTCAAGCTGGGATTTACTGTCCTGAAGTGCCTGATCGAAGCAAGCTCATCCCTGGGGGTGAGCCAGGTCGCGACCCAGACGGGACTGCCCAAGGCGACTGCTTTTCGGATACTGCGGGCCTTTCACCAGCTCGGTTATGTCGAGCAGCAGCCTGCCTCGAGGAAGTATTTTCTCAGCCCGCAAATCTTTGGCTTCTTTCATTATCTGACGAGCCATTTTCACCCGACGGAGAAGGCGTCGCTATTCATTCGCGAGACGGCGCGGGAGCTGCGGTGCAGTATTTATCTCTCGATGCTGGCGGGGCGGCATTCCTACGTGGTTTGTGCGTCGGGGCCATTTGGCGACACGACGATCCTGGGGAGCAGCGGGCCGGCCTATGCGACATCGTGCGGAAAGGTGCTCATCGCGCAACTGCCCGAGAGTGCCTGGGCGGACTTTGCACCGCAGGAGGGCGATGTGGCGGTGACGAGCCGGACGAATCTCGATCCCGTGCGCTACCTGGAGGAGATCCGGCAGGCTGCGCAAAGCGGCGTGGCCTGGAACGAGCGCGAGACCAGCGCATATTTCTCGGTGGCGGCTCCGGTGAAGGAGTTGTGCCGTCAAAGTCGGATGGCGGTGGCCCTGCTGTTTCCCTATGCGGACTGGGTGATCCAGGATCGTGAAACTCTCAGGCAGCAGGTGCTGAAGATTGCCAGGGAACTGTCTACCCGGCTGAACCCGGGCGCGGCCTGAGGGAGCGCCGAAATTAATCAGCGCCTCCCCGAGGCCACTGTTTCACTGGTAAAATCGAAGTGGCCGATCCGGGTCGTGGCGGAGTGGAATTCCGATGGGGAAAGCTATGGTGAAGGCATGGAATTTCGCACGAGTTGTGTGGTCGTCGGCGGCGGCCCTGCCGGTTATGGAGCGGCTCTGGCCGCGGCGCGAAGCGGCGCAAAGGTGACACTCATTGAGCGGCATGGATACCTCGGGGGTATGGGTGGAGCCGCCGGGCTCTCGGCCTTTATCAACTATCATCTCGATGGCATCCATGACCTCTCGGAGAGCATCTATCAGGAACTGATCGCGAGGCTGAAGGAGGACGGAGGGTGGTACTCCGCGGATGAGCCGCATGTCGATTTCTTTGACATCGAATCGCTGAAATCCACGGCGGAGCGGTCGCTGGAGGAGGCGGGAGTGAGGGTACTGTATCACTGCATGTTTGATACGATCGAGGTCGATGGCGACGGCTATGCGCTGCGATTTGTGGCGAAGGGCGGAGAAGTGATCGTCCGCGCGACGCATGTCATCGACACCACGGGCGATGCGGATGTCTGTGCCAAGCTGGGCGTGGAGGTGGCTTACGGAAAGGCGGGGTGCCCGGGAGACATGCAGCCGATGACGATGGTGGTCCAGCTGGGCGGGTTTGATCCGGAGGCGTACGGGGAGGCTGGCGGCAGGCTGCACGACGGACGCTTCGCCTGCGAGGGATGTACGCGAGCCCCGGAGATCGCGCGTGCTCGCGCGGCTGGCGACTGGACGATCCCTCGCGAAGATATCGCGATGTGGTGGACCTCGCCGCGAGATCCTGCGCATGTCACCGTGAATGGCACGCGCATCCAGGGATTTTCCGGCTGCGATCCCGAGCAACTGAGCCGGGCCGAGAAGGAGGGGCGACGGCAGGCACGGGAACTGGCCGCGTTTTTCAAGCGCTATGTCCCGGGATTTGCCCGCTCCTATCTCCTGGCGACAGGGCCGCAGATCGGGGTGAGAGAAACCCGCCGGATCGTGGGGCTAAAGACACTGACCACCGAGGATGTCGTCGGGAGCGTGCGACCGGCGGACTCGGTCACCTTTTGCTCCTACCCCATAGACATCCACTCCTCCGAGGGGAGCGGCACGGAGATGGCGCACGACCAGCGTATTCACTACGGGATACCCTTCGGCTGTCTGGTCCCCCGGGGCTACACCAACATCCTGGCGGCCGGGCGGTGCATCAGCGCCTCCCATGCGGCGGCGGGGAGCTTTCGGGTCATGTCCACCTGCATGTCCCTCGGTCAGGCGGCTGGGGCTGCGGCAGGCCTGTCCATCGGCTCCCGCACCCCGGTGGAGCATCTCCGCGGGGAGGATGTGCGGGCGGTGATGAACGAGGG of the Terrimicrobium sacchariphilum genome contains:
- a CDS encoding PEP-CTERM sorting domain-containing protein, coding for MITKSLLTLAAASLFLLPAADAAVVVTVANNGTNYLDRNLLSNTTFGSLSSTNLTGGETSVDTNNSQGYIPFSLSVSDIAAISTATQVTLNIKLIGLTNVGSLVLNLYGLSNRGTDANARTNDYSSGTLLVSSFANASSTVNQYLSLDVTSYVKSQIVSNEVVAFKFAVGNGTLPNADGVINAFVFSSADAGASAAPYLSVTPVPEPGTVALCALAGISLAIFRRRK
- a CDS encoding LamG-like jellyroll fold domain-containing protein, with translation MNLLTKRARPYLLVCCLSALPGLSPAEDIAHWKLEEGSGQVVRNLAGDDEAVLGFDATEEPQDPQWTAQGWQGRPALYFDGTSLVSAPPLKAKAIEDLTVECRAYLEKSKIGTLVRMNGMFCLDVFPGKDGLLLRFVVWPRETPDKPVSAEAPIAVLPVKEWARIAGVYEQASGKVTLYVEGKEVARNEAGAGGVFTDPRMAVTIGASSGGAAEGSLARGWVGMISEVRLSGTALAPSGFFPEQ
- a CDS encoding type II secretion system protein gives rise to the protein MKAQRFLPSGFTLAEILIVLGVVAALAALTIPALNRAVSGAQKAQSVNNLRQIGGAIIAYATDNNGSLPAVNSATSTERWARTLIAQISGIPYGTPESYASSRRLGKMFRSPLDKVVRSDRNDLVCSYGLNFAVQNNNTSGTVTPVKMIAIQQPANTILAGELRTVDNTVNNALGHSLSRLNGTGDFYPDGNLYVMADGSVRMIRKAETQGPPNLWNFSK
- a CDS encoding IclR family transcriptional regulator, producing MDPKEGNATPSLKLGFTVLKCLIEASSSLGVSQVATQTGLPKATAFRILRAFHQLGYVEQQPASRKYFLSPQIFGFFHYLTSHFHPTEKASLFIRETARELRCSIYLSMLAGRHSYVVCASGPFGDTTILGSSGPAYATSCGKVLIAQLPESAWADFAPQEGDVAVTSRTNLDPVRYLEEIRQAAQSGVAWNERETSAYFSVAAPVKELCRQSRMAVALLFPYADWVIQDRETLRQQVLKIARELSTRLNPGAA
- a CDS encoding FAD-dependent oxidoreductase encodes the protein MEFRTSCVVVGGGPAGYGAALAAARSGAKVTLIERHGYLGGMGGAAGLSAFINYHLDGIHDLSESIYQELIARLKEDGGWYSADEPHVDFFDIESLKSTAERSLEEAGVRVLYHCMFDTIEVDGDGYALRFVAKGGEVIVRATHVIDTTGDADVCAKLGVEVAYGKAGCPGDMQPMTMVVQLGGFDPEAYGEAGGRLHDGRFACEGCTRAPEIARARAAGDWTIPREDIAMWWTSPRDPAHVTVNGTRIQGFSGCDPEQLSRAEKEGRRQARELAAFFKRYVPGFARSYLLATGPQIGVRETRRIVGLKTLTTEDVVGSVRPADSVTFCSYPIDIHSSEGSGTEMAHDQRIHYGIPFGCLVPRGYTNILAAGRCISASHAAAGSFRVMSTCMSLGQAAGAAAGLSIGSRTPVEHLRGEDVRAVMNEGAALQCA